One window of the Streptomyces sp. B3I8 genome contains the following:
- a CDS encoding type VII secretion system-associated protein, which produces MSDDTATSGTGTAGDADPPVPDEIKEAARQAPDHWLGMVDPAWTGEGTPPNWAVVGEWRSGLDGEIEEWRANEEYRPSPQALDWPAPTDPVDEAVQLAATGYGPGDAVTETLAGAEVAVPLAPGGAPLSATSPDGEAVVPVYTSPTHLHAGGRLGYALFTVPDLLERLPDGHMLYLNPSGPVGMTVRTGALRTALEKRTALEKTSARQEDTSLPSDLPDLPDLPDLPDLPDLPTGRAGQEDTPSFPPDPPSAPTRPATTGGDAPTAPSHPVPAVPAVPSRPVPADEAPGARPAGDEVSAVLAPGTAE; this is translated from the coding sequence ATGAGCGACGACACGGCCACGTCCGGAACCGGGACGGCCGGGGACGCCGATCCTCCCGTCCCCGACGAGATCAAGGAGGCCGCGCGCCAGGCCCCCGACCACTGGCTGGGCATGGTCGACCCGGCGTGGACGGGCGAGGGCACCCCGCCGAACTGGGCGGTGGTGGGCGAGTGGCGGTCCGGCCTGGACGGCGAGATCGAGGAATGGCGGGCGAACGAGGAGTACCGTCCCTCGCCCCAGGCACTGGACTGGCCCGCGCCGACGGACCCGGTCGACGAGGCCGTCCAGCTGGCGGCCACCGGATACGGGCCGGGGGACGCGGTGACCGAGACCCTCGCCGGGGCGGAAGTGGCCGTGCCGCTCGCCCCCGGCGGTGCTCCGCTCTCCGCCACCTCCCCCGACGGGGAGGCCGTCGTCCCCGTCTACACCTCACCCACGCACCTGCACGCGGGCGGACGCCTCGGATACGCGCTCTTCACCGTGCCGGACCTGCTGGAGCGCCTGCCGGACGGCCACATGCTCTACCTCAATCCGTCGGGCCCGGTCGGCATGACGGTCCGCACCGGCGCACTGCGCACGGCCCTGGAGAAGCGCACGGCCCTGGAGAAGACGTCCGCGCGCCAGGAGGACACCTCCCTCCCGTCGGACCTGCCGGACCTGCCGGACCTGCCGGACCTGCCGGACCTGCCGGACCTGCCGACAGGCCGGGCGGGGCAGGAGGACACGCCGTCCTTCCCGCCGGACCCGCCGTCCGCCCCGACGCGCCCGGCCACCACGGGCGGCGACGCACCGACGGCGCCCTCCCACCCCGTACCCGCCGTACCCGCCGTACCCTCCCGCCCCGTACCGGCCGACGAGGCCCCCGGCGCACGGCCCGCCGGGGACGAGGTCTCGGCGGTCCTCGCACCGGGGACGGCCGAGTGA
- a CDS encoding BTAD domain-containing putative transcriptional regulator: protein MNARHGQDMCYHVLGPLEVRRDGELLDLGPRQRRVLLIRLLLEDGRPVSLAELAKSLWQGDRPTAAVSSIRAHVSRLRAVLEPGRAGRPSVLVSGPAGYALHVPPEARDTTGFDRSVGRAREALAQGRPARARQEVDAALALWRGTALGEAADHAFAQQEKSRLGSALQDARELRTTVLLQQGDLERAVQAAEELVATAPLREASWSLLIRALYAAGRSVDSLSQYERFRVMLAREMGLDPSPALRELHTAVLRHDTAVLGSPRPPGTLAASAPAHPPAATPLVGRDLELAQLSGLWEPSRPGRARWAVVSGEQGTGRSRLLDELAARASESGLTVVRTRYGREAAGGGAPACPVLRLLDTLCGGGPDSAGSLPDEGRAGVPTLCLVDDLDRASPGVHDRLRRAAPVLRDAPLVIVCAVGEGQPPALDALLAELARLDTTWLHLAPLDAGEVGELLAALGEDAGPDHAVALHRRSAGNPFLLHELLKLPAHRRTGPGAVVPAAVRSIVQAQLSALPAACRAMLTHAAADGGRLDIDLVARMRDVERERLLTSIDDAVTARLLVWHADRTAAEGHYRVPELVGDVLLGALTPSSRQLLHAAFARALDGRPGTDPARLAAHLDAAGPMAPAAASRSVRLPRRSAGH, encoded by the coding sequence GTGAACGCACGTCACGGGCAGGACATGTGCTACCACGTGCTCGGCCCTCTCGAAGTACGGCGCGACGGGGAGTTGCTCGACCTGGGCCCCCGGCAGCGCAGGGTACTGCTGATCCGACTCCTGCTCGAGGACGGCAGGCCCGTCTCCCTGGCCGAGCTCGCCAAGTCCCTGTGGCAGGGCGACCGGCCGACGGCGGCGGTGTCCTCGATCCGCGCCCATGTCAGCCGACTGCGTGCGGTACTGGAGCCGGGCCGCGCGGGACGGCCGTCGGTGCTCGTCAGCGGGCCGGCGGGGTACGCGCTGCACGTGCCGCCGGAGGCCCGGGACACCACCGGGTTCGACCGGTCCGTCGGCCGGGCGCGCGAGGCCCTCGCGCAGGGGCGGCCGGCGCGGGCACGCCAGGAGGTGGACGCGGCGCTCGCGCTGTGGCGCGGCACCGCCCTCGGGGAGGCGGCCGACCACGCCTTCGCCCAGCAGGAGAAGTCCCGGCTCGGCTCCGCCCTCCAGGACGCCCGTGAGCTGCGCACCACCGTCCTGCTGCAACAGGGCGATCTGGAGCGGGCGGTGCAGGCGGCGGAGGAGCTCGTGGCCACCGCCCCGCTCAGGGAGGCCTCGTGGTCCCTCCTCATACGCGCCCTCTACGCGGCCGGGCGTTCCGTGGACTCGCTGAGCCAGTACGAGCGCTTCCGCGTCATGCTGGCCCGGGAGATGGGCCTCGACCCCAGCCCGGCGCTGCGGGAACTGCACACGGCGGTGCTGCGGCACGACACGGCCGTCCTCGGGTCCCCCCGTCCGCCCGGCACGCTCGCGGCGTCCGCCCCCGCCCACCCGCCCGCCGCCACGCCCCTGGTGGGGCGCGACCTCGAACTCGCGCAGCTGAGCGGCCTGTGGGAGCCGTCCCGGCCCGGGCGCGCCCGGTGGGCGGTCGTGTCCGGCGAGCAGGGCACCGGCCGGTCCCGGCTGCTGGACGAACTGGCGGCACGGGCATCGGAGTCCGGGCTCACCGTGGTCAGGACCCGGTACGGCCGGGAGGCGGCCGGCGGCGGGGCCCCCGCGTGCCCCGTCCTGCGGCTGCTGGACACCCTGTGCGGGGGCGGCCCGGACAGCGCCGGGTCCCTTCCCGACGAGGGCCGGGCGGGCGTGCCCACGCTCTGTCTGGTCGACGACCTCGACCGGGCTTCGCCGGGCGTCCATGACCGGCTGCGCCGGGCGGCCCCGGTCCTGCGGGACGCCCCCCTCGTCATCGTCTGCGCGGTGGGCGAGGGGCAGCCGCCCGCGCTCGACGCCCTTCTCGCGGAGCTGGCCCGCCTGGACACCACGTGGCTGCACCTCGCCCCGCTGGACGCCGGTGAGGTGGGCGAGCTGCTCGCGGCGCTCGGCGAGGACGCCGGGCCGGACCACGCGGTGGCCCTGCACCGGCGCAGCGCGGGCAACCCGTTCCTGCTGCACGAGTTGCTGAAGCTGCCGGCGCACCGGCGCACGGGCCCGGGGGCGGTCGTGCCGGCGGCCGTGCGCAGCATCGTCCAGGCCCAGCTCTCCGCGCTCCCCGCCGCGTGCCGGGCGATGCTCACGCACGCCGCCGCCGACGGGGGGCGGCTCGACATAGACCTGGTGGCGCGGATGCGGGACGTGGAGCGGGAGCGGCTGCTCACGTCGATCGACGACGCGGTGACGGCCCGGCTGCTCGTCTGGCACGCCGACCGCACCGCTGCGGAGGGGCACTACCGGGTGCCCGAGCTCGTCGGCGACGTCCTGCTCGGCGCGCTGACGCCGTCCTCCCGGCAACTGCTGCACGCCGCCTTCGCCCGCGCGCTCGACGGCCGGCCGGGGACCGACCCGGCGCGGCTGGCGGCCCATCTGGACGCGGCGGGCCCGATGGCTCCGGCGGCGGCTTCGCGCTCCGTCCGCCTCCCGCGCCGGAGCGCCGGCCACTGA
- a CDS encoding TetR/AcrR family transcriptional regulator translates to MDTGTPARRPGGRSSRVRAAVHDAVVALVAEHGADQVTFPAVARRAGVNSSTLYRRWGTLAALMADVAEDRTAAAPEPVGHLRTDLENQAVWTLAELSRPGGVAFFRAEVASDVDERRAGLRECLRRVSVRFRDVLDAAAERGEKPPSLEQVLDRVVAPLYFHVVFSLPDTDDAYARSLVTALLTG, encoded by the coding sequence ATGGACACAGGAACCCCGGCCAGACGGCCCGGCGGGCGCAGCAGCCGCGTCCGCGCCGCGGTGCACGACGCCGTCGTCGCGCTGGTGGCCGAGCACGGCGCCGACCAGGTGACCTTCCCCGCCGTGGCCCGGCGGGCGGGCGTCAACTCCAGTACCCTTTACCGGCGTTGGGGGACACTCGCCGCGCTCATGGCGGATGTCGCCGAGGACCGGACGGCGGCCGCCCCCGAACCCGTCGGTCACCTGCGCACGGACCTGGAGAACCAGGCGGTGTGGACGCTGGCCGAACTCTCCCGCCCCGGAGGGGTCGCGTTCTTCCGCGCCGAGGTCGCCTCCGACGTCGACGAACGCAGGGCCGGCCTGCGCGAATGCCTGCGGCGGGTCAGCGTCCGCTTCCGGGACGTCCTCGACGCGGCGGCCGAACGGGGCGAGAAGCCGCCTTCGCTCGAGCAGGTGCTCGACCGGGTCGTGGCCCCCCTCTACTTCCACGTCGTCTTCTCACTGCCGGACACGGACGACGCGTACGCCCGGAGCCTGGTCACCGCATTGCTGACCGGCTGA
- a CDS encoding RICIN domain-containing protein codes for MSDQQRSSGEASGRGGAAARSPGTRSAAVRPGGDDEARAVSPERAPEEGARPGGAVPPSGARDGDAVGPDGRSGAGTVSGTRTGTASGTGGGAPARREVDRAGPTGAPASASREAAGAPAGAAATPTGPATSVSTTATSASTTATAARTTAGAPGRTATATAPGKTVATTAGAAGAGGAVGAAGAVGGRGAGAVAAAGSGDGPSGPDESGHGPRKPVLAGAALAGALLIALPLLMMATNDDKDHRQKVTAAGVSDTVVDGGDSPAGAFVAESPSATATKKKRETPGKEAAREGRPESSPAAPPASATTGTAARKQARRKAPSTLPAVLTKVLIRNHTNGTCVDIPGYSSGAADGPVIQADCDGSPDDNQLWNVEKRYAGAGPGGAPLFQIRNVMDSMCLDLPDFGGVDAGTKVTEFSCDGTKGDNQLWWLDRQAAGKYWVRNAAAGNMCLDADGRDDSTRDLLVSPCAPENLNNHEWTISRP; via the coding sequence ATGTCCGACCAGCAGCGCAGTTCCGGTGAGGCGTCCGGGCGAGGAGGCGCGGCCGCGCGTTCGCCCGGCACGCGGTCCGCGGCCGTCCGGCCGGGGGGTGACGACGAGGCCAGGGCGGTCTCGCCGGAGCGGGCACCCGAGGAGGGCGCCCGGCCCGGTGGCGCCGTCCCGCCCTCCGGGGCGCGGGACGGGGACGCGGTGGGCCCGGACGGGCGGTCCGGGGCCGGAACGGTGTCCGGTACGCGCACCGGCACGGCGTCCGGCACGGGCGGGGGCGCCCCCGCCCGCCGGGAGGTGGACCGGGCGGGTCCGACGGGGGCTCCCGCGTCCGCGTCCCGGGAGGCCGCGGGGGCCCCGGCAGGCGCCGCCGCCACGCCGACGGGCCCCGCCACCTCGGTAAGCACGACCGCCACCTCGGCAAGCACGACCGCCACTGCGGCACGCACCACCGCCGGGGCACCGGGGAGAACCGCCACCGCCACGGCCCCGGGGAAGACCGTCGCCACGACGGCGGGCGCGGCCGGTGCGGGTGGTGCCGTCGGCGCGGCCGGTGCCGTCGGTGGGCGGGGCGCGGGTGCCGTGGCGGCGGCGGGTTCCGGTGACGGTCCCTCCGGGCCCGACGAGAGCGGTCACGGGCCGAGGAAGCCCGTGCTGGCCGGTGCCGCGTTGGCGGGCGCGCTGCTCATCGCGCTGCCACTGCTGATGATGGCGACCAATGACGACAAGGACCACCGCCAGAAGGTCACTGCCGCGGGCGTCTCCGACACCGTCGTCGACGGCGGGGACTCCCCGGCGGGCGCCTTCGTGGCCGAGTCCCCGTCTGCGACGGCGACGAAGAAGAAGCGCGAGACGCCGGGGAAGGAGGCGGCGCGCGAGGGGCGGCCGGAGAGTTCGCCCGCCGCTCCCCCGGCCTCCGCCACAACGGGCACGGCGGCGCGGAAGCAGGCGCGGAGGAAGGCGCCGTCCACTCTGCCGGCCGTCCTGACGAAGGTGCTGATCAGGAACCACACGAACGGCACGTGCGTGGACATTCCCGGTTATTCCAGCGGTGCCGCCGACGGCCCGGTCATCCAGGCCGACTGCGACGGCTCACCGGACGACAACCAGCTCTGGAACGTGGAGAAGCGGTATGCCGGCGCGGGCCCGGGCGGGGCGCCCCTGTTCCAGATCCGCAACGTCATGGACAGCATGTGTCTGGACCTGCCCGACTTCGGGGGTGTGGACGCCGGCACCAAGGTCACGGAGTTCTCGTGCGACGGCACCAAGGGCGACAACCAGCTCTGGTGGCTGGACCGGCAGGCGGCCGGGAAGTACTGGGTGCGCAACGCCGCCGCCGGCAACATGTGTCTGGACGCCGACGGCCGTGACGACAGCACGCGCGACCTGCTGGTCTCGCCGTGCGCCCCGGAGAACCTGAACAACCACGAGTGGACGATCAGCCGTCCCTGA